The following are encoded in a window of Cryobacterium sp. CG_9.6 genomic DNA:
- the arfB gene encoding alternative ribosome rescue aminoacyl-tRNA hydrolase ArfB, with protein MDLEVSPELTIPAQELGWRFSRSRGPGGQHVNTSDSRVELSWHISGSLALTDEQRMRLLERLDRRLVSGVVTVAASEQRSQLRNREIALRKLAELLADALAPDGPRRRATKPTRGSGRRWLAVKEQRSATKQQRRRPADD; from the coding sequence ATGGATTTAGAGGTATCACCGGAGCTCACCATTCCCGCGCAGGAACTGGGCTGGCGATTCTCGCGATCCCGAGGCCCGGGCGGGCAGCACGTGAACACATCGGACAGCCGGGTGGAGTTGTCGTGGCACATTTCCGGCTCCCTCGCGCTCACCGATGAGCAGCGGATGCGCCTCCTCGAGCGCCTCGATCGGCGACTCGTTTCTGGAGTGGTCACCGTAGCCGCATCGGAGCAGCGGTCGCAGCTGCGCAACCGGGAGATCGCGCTGCGCAAGCTGGCCGAACTTCTCGCGGACGCGCTGGCGCCCGACGGACCGCGGCGTCGGGCAACCAAGCCCACGCGTGGTTCCGGGCGGCGGTGGCTGGCTGTCAAGGAGCAGCGCTCCGCTACGAAGCAGCAGCGCCGCCGCCCTGCCGACGATTAG